The genomic segment GAGGAAGACAGCTATAAAaagactaatttaaaaaaatgtgcggATTAATTTTGTGGAGGTGAGGAAAAAGGGTGATGTAATCCAGAGTGGAGTGCTATAAAAAGTGTCATGTTGGTGgctaaaagaaacaaaaacaaaagttgaacaGAAACGGGCAGAAACTCTTGCCGCTGTCGATAGTAGCCTGCTGAAAGGTCCTATtacaatgtaataaaaataataacacaagAATCAGTTGTGAAACCAAAAACATGTCAAGGAACTaatgtaaacatgtttttaatgtcattttgcaaaaaaaaaagggtatttGCAGCTGTTTTGCCAGTTGAAGCCCCCCCGTGCACTTTCTCCCTTTCAAAGGATTGTCGTTTGAATGAAATCCCTCCCTCAGTGAGCTGTTGTTCTCACATGGGGGGAGGGGTCCGATTGGTCAGGAACTCTCACGAGGTAAACCAATGGATGTGTGACTTGCGCCTCTAACTCCACCCCCTTACGACGCCCAGGTCCAAGGCCTGGCGTGCGATTGGAGAGCTGTTTGAACCAGACGTGGTATTAAGTGCTGTCCCGTCTGCTCCACTTCAGTACTGAGGAGAGTCCCGACTGGCTGCCAGAGTGTGTGGGAGagggaaagagaaagagaaagagaaagagtgCGTCTGTGCATGCCTTTGTCAATGACAGGAATAGACCTCCACAGGCAATTGCTTTGGACTTTTTTCCACTCTTCAGGAATGGAGTTGGTGTCGGATCACATCTGGACACGTTGACTTTGGGATTTTGTTGTTCGCCGGCTGTTCCACCTCAGCTGATCTCTGCTTGAAGAGTCTGACCAGTGACCCCGATAGACGACTTAACCCCCCATCTGGGTCACCGCCGAGCCCGACAGCGGCATTCGAGCCAGGCCGATGTGGAATTTGATCCTGACAGAGCCTGTCCTAGGAGAAGCCATTCAATAAAAACGGACTGGGGGGGAAAGGGGAAGAAGGATAGAGGAGAAAGAGGAGTGAGAACATCAGCATACAGAGCGGTAAGCACGATAAAGGGGTTGGGAGGGagtgagggggagggggagcgtTGCGAGAAAAGACAAAAGTACAAAGTGAGTGATTTTCAAGCTGAGAGAGGACATGTGGGAGCTTCATTGTCCATTAAAGCCTCACTTTTGCTTTTTGACCTCCTCCCTTTGGCGCGACAAGAACCTACAGCCAACAAAACTGACATCAAagccaaaatgtccttttctaTTATTGTACGCACGCATACATGAACTTTCAACTCAGCAGTTTTAGGGTGGAATTCAATTATGTGTTTTGGACAAAAGCAGAAAACTATACATGGTACAGTTGGGGGAAGCACGGTCATTgggcggttagcacatctgcctcacagttctgaagtttggGGTTTGAAAATCGTCTCCTGTGTGGACGTATGTTCTCTGTctacttgcgtgggttttctccccgAACTCTGTCCGGCTTTCcccctcattccaaaaacatgctgttTCTGCTCCATGTTGggtaaattgaagacttgaaattgtccataggtgtgaatgtgaatgtataTTTGTCTAAATGTGGCGACCAATGTTTTGATTCCATCAatcaaagtcagcttggataggctggAGCTCATTGGAAATGGATGGTTGATGgatgcagaaatatttttggacGAGACCGAGGGCTACAAAATAGCGCTGCAGCAAAGTTGAGACTGTGGAGTAGCAGAGTAGGTATCGTGCAGCTGAATAAGTacagtactaaaaaaaaaaaggggggggggtggggttccGGCCTATCTTAGCTGACTTGTGTCAGGGTACACTTTAGACTAGTtgctaacaaccattcacgtaAGTGGATAATttgaagtcttcaatgaaccaaacaagcagcatgtttttgggatgcatgAATAATCCTGAGTATCTGAACTCGAACCGATattcgaaccctgaacctcagaactgtgaggcagataacAATAACCACTGTTGTGcttctgctttttgttttgcatgaaaTGTGTCATCAAAAAGCTTGTGACTAAAGCGAAGTCTTCTTGCTCCCACTCAGCTCCGCCAATATGCCAGTGGAGACCCTGCGGCCCTCAGAGGGTCGCCTGGCCGGGGCTCCCTTCACCTCCGCCATGCCTTTCAGGATCCTCACCAAAGGGCCCGACTACTTTCGCCGTCAGGCTGAGCCGGGTACCCGCAAGCTGAGCGCCGTGGAGCGTCTGGAGGCGGACAAGGCCAAGTATGTCAAGAGTCAGCAGGTGGCGCTGACGCGGCAGGCTCCGGTCAAGCCGCCAATCATCCGCAAACCTCTCGTCCCCCCGGCCATGATTCTGCAGTGCCACATGGGCGTTCCCCCAGCCCGAAAAGGTCTGCGGTGCCCCACTAACGTGGACAGCGGTGGCGTGAGGGACGGACCGGGAGGGAGACGAGGACCCCGTCTCAATTTGGATATTTTGAACAACCTTATCAACGATGTATGCGACGGCCCGCTGCCCTCCTCCCAGTCGTCGTCCTCCACCTCGCCGTCATCGTCATCGCCTTCCTCGGGAGCTAAAAGCATCGGCAGCAGCTTGTCAGCCGAGCGCGAGAAGAGCAACCGACTCCTCAACAACCTCAAACCACGGTGCACCACCGCCTCCTCATCCATCTCGTCATGCACGTCGTCCCCACTCAACTCCGGCCATCGTCCCCCCCCTGTCCCAGCACGGGCGCCCCGCATCTGCGTCCCGTCAGCCTACGTCTCTCCAAATACCGTCACGGTACGCAGGGTGGATGTTCGACCCCACGCAGAAATTAGGAAGCCCCATAGGCCCCAACTCAGGCCCCGACAAACTGCCCAGGGTCAAGTAGCGAACCCCCTggtccccccaccaccaccgccaGCACCCCACAACCCACCTCAGCCCCAATCCAACACCACCACACGAACCACACCCTCGCCCCCTTCTTACCTGCCGCCCAGTCCCATGCTGGTCCGTGCAGGGATGATCCCGCCCGCTTCCCCCGCCTTCACCCGTTTGTCCAACGCCAGCTCCAAGGGTTCCGCCCGTAAGCACCCGTCATTGCACCGCTCCAAGTCAGACCTGAGCGACCGCTATTCCCGGGCCACGGCCGACCTGGAGCGCTTCTTCAACTACTGCGGGCTGGATCCCGACGAGGTGGAGGGCATGGGCGGAGTGGAGCGCTTCACCAGGGCCAACTCGGACATCGTGTCCATCTCCAAGCTCCGCAGCGTCAGCACGCCCAGCTCGGAGTGCGGGGACGAAGCCGAGAGAGGCCGAGAGGACTATGATGACGAGGACGGGCCCGCCCGAGGCAACGAGCGCATCCCCTACGGCATCTCCGTCATCGAGAGGAACGCCCGAGTCATCAAGTGGCTCTACGGCATCCGACAGGCAAGAGATGCTAACGGCGCCGTTTCGAACGTATAGACTAAAACTccacttatttttgtatttatatgaAGAAGGGAAGCCAGTCTTTTCATCTTTTGTGGCCTTACGTCCAACATTTTCAAGTCTCTACGATGAAGACTCACATTTCACGTTTGTAGACTTTTGAGGAAGTTGGAACATGCTGTTCAAGTCCACTTCCCCTCCTCTTTGACATCAACAATGTACAATGTTACGTTGTATCTGTAAGCAATAATAGACTGACGAGAGTGGTACTGTGttagtgtgaatgtgcgtgtgggTGTAGCACAGAGCACCTCGCTGATGCTGtgaaaagtcacaaaaaaagcttccattaacacattttgtatttttcaaaatcacCTTTGGCTGCAGGACTGTAATTGTACTCGTTTCTGGTGGCATGCAAGTGTAATGTTTGTGTAAATTTGGCACTTTATGCCAACAAAGCACGCATGCACTACGTACGTTCGTtgcaccaacacacatttttcaagCCAGTTAACATCAATATGCTAGCAGTctaaatttgtgtgtgtgtgtgtgttggtgaaacACAGGCACACGCATGCACTCCTTTTAGGGATAAGACTGTGATAAATCATGTTGACCACACATGTCCCAGCACAAGGCTGGTAAAATGAAGAACAAgtaacacgaaaaaaaaaaaaatcctttccaCACACAAAAGGGTTCGATCAGGGGTGGGCAAGGTAGCGCttgagagagtttttttttgcaccctgctaggcaattttaaaacaaataaaacctcacaGGAACTGTTGTACGAAGACCTACATCATTTAAGCCACAATTGTTCATAAAACTAATTGACAAggataatgttttttaataatccCTCGGAGGACTTGAGCCCACCCCTGTTATATGTATACTAAAGAGTTCACTCGTGGATTTGAACAAGTGTCTCAGGAAAAGAAGTATTTGGCATACTAACACAAATGGACCaatatttatttggaaaatgtaatttaatgtattttctcACCACTTGTACAGCCGCTGTACAATTAACACGTGTACAGAATTCAGTCTGAAGTGCAATCTATTCATATTTACCACAACAATTATATAGGATGAAATGGACACACACGCATGGAAATACAGTGGCAGGCATATGTGAGAACGAAAATGTCATCGAGGGGGTGTCTACATCTTACCACAGTCTTTTTAGTTCCCCCCCAGCACATTTCTATTTTTAGCTGTCATATGTGACAGAGGTGTGACAGTAGCCCAGAAATGCGGATGCCCAAAGACTCCTGAGGTCCGAGAGGCTTTAAAATGGCGTCTTTGAAGCTAATATTAAAACACAGTTCAAGAACATTCACATTGTCtgtgttgattttatttgtgtatttcttttttgtcaagctAATTCTATCTCTggatttgaatctcagctctggccttcctgtgtggcatttgcatgttttctccctgcttgcgtggggtttctctgggtactcccaccttgcaaaaacatgcatgtaggttcattgaagactaaattgcccatcggtatAAATGtctgaatggttggttgtctctCTTTGCCCTGTGAtcgcctggcgaccagtccaaaaACCAGGAAGATGGATAAGCGAAGACAccttaaattaaataattgacATATAAAATGAGTAGCAAACAGTGTACCTACCAACAGGCCTGCAAGAAGGAATAGAGAGGTTCCAGAATCCGAACATGTCATTGTGGTGTTTCCAGGGTTTCCAGTTGTGTCATTAATATGGGCCGATGTCAGCCATCCTTCGAGGCTCCCTATAGCGCCGCTAGCAAATTGCATAGGTTCCATCCCCTGTTGTGGCTTTTCTCTAAGTAGGAATAAAATGTGCCCATCAGAACACCTATTAGCTGTAGCGGTAATATTTTAAGGAACATTTTCCACAATTGAGTCAAAGTGTTAAAAGGAGTTAATGTCAATAGTAGaaccaatacaataaaaaataaaaaaaaccattgATAACAAGTGACGACACGCATGGCGACACTGGAGTCACACTTCTCGTGCATATCGTCTTCTTTTCACCCCTTGTCGAGGCTGCTCCTACTTTTGGAATAAGTCACctaaaaatggggggaaaaaagcacatCTGTGGTTCCGAATTGTTATGACCAACTGTTTTGactactgtttgtttttacttttgtttgtttgtttgtttttagctcCACCAATGAGAACACGGTAGGTTTTCACTGTTGTTCACAAAATACTACCAAAACCATTACTGACAAAATCTGTTATTTGTTGGGTTGTGGTGTTAAGAAGAGACTTGTACATTTTGATGCAAGTCcattgactgtgtgtgtgtgtgtgtgtgtatgcccgCGTACGTGTTTGAATTGGATCCTGTGTTCGTGCAGTTTTCCCCATGTGACAATCTCACACTCGTCCCAATACAGCTTCAGCAGTCATGAAGAGCTTGTCAAAAGTCACACTCCCTTCCAAGTATGATATCATGGCATATGTGATCCCCAACGTGTGGTTTGGATCGACAGCCTTCTAACATACTAGGTCTGATCATGCGGCTGCTGTGGGGCGCCACGTTGCTATCTGCAGGCTCACGCTGGGCATTGGGAcagcttctttttcttccttatAGCCTCATACAAGGGGGTAATCTTTTTGTTCGTGTGTGGCAGGAGGGAAGCAAGTAAAGTCTTgaacaatgtttttgtcaaaactgacgacaatttagagtcaccggCGTGATCTAAGGTGTTTTCGTAAATATTGGGGATCATTTTTAATCTTCATAAAGCCTAACAATGTTTTTTCAAAGACAATTGATTCTTCAGCGAACATAACAtacttttatatatttaaaatttttagacaattttaagTCTTAATTGAATGAAACatccttgtttttttgaaacatcaaagacaatttagaattCAATGAACCCAACAATTTTTGTATAAACATCAATGATAAATCTTCAGTGACCCTAAATATAACTTctcaaaaatattgaacacaatTTCAAATCTTCATCGACCAAACATGCTTATTTTTCTTAACATAAAAGACAATTGAGTCTTTAGTGAATTGTTTTTAAGCAACACCAAATTTTCATTCTTCAGTGAACCGTATGTTTTCATCAACATTGAAAACAATTTAGAATCTGCATTGAACCTAATGACATAGCCACTTGTttgtaaacataaaaaacattgaCTTCAGTGAACTTAGCTAACTTGTTTTTAGAAACATCAAAGCCAATTTTAAGGCTGAAATGAATGCAATGAACATTTCTTTGTAAACAATGAAGCCAATTTGGAGTCTTTAGTGATCCCAAGGTGTTTtggtaaacaaagacaattgaggcttcagtgaacctaacttgtttttgtaaacattgacaattttgagtctttaatgaacctaatgCACAATTTTGTTAAGGAAGACAATCTAGTTTTCAATTGATCTATTGtacattttttgtaaacatcagagacaatttacttttcaattaacccaacatgGATTTTCAGGGAGAGAAactgacaattttgagtcttcattgaacctaacgtgtttttgtaaacattacaCAACTTGAGTTTTCCGTGGCCCTATAAACAATTTCACTTTTATCGAAGACAATTTTTAGCATACATTTTctgaaacatcaaagacaattttgttttcaactGGCAAGGCAGGTTTATTCCTGTAGCACCATTCAGACACAAGGCAAATCCATAGTGCTTTACAGAGGcaaaaaatatgattaaaacaaGAATAAGGTACAAATtaattttattgtcaattctacaATCTGCGTAggacatacagaggattgaaactAGGGTAGTCAAGGGCCCACGGTGCAAAACaaaagtataaataataaacatcagtataaagaaactaaaaaaaactatggtatatacagtataaaaagtattaattaaatgtgcaaataaCAAAGATTAGGATACATGTGAAACATAGTCAAAGTCTGAGTACCAaggcacataaagacatttacaaattaGAAGGCAGTGTGGGgaggtgtgcgcgtgtgtgtgcatgtgcgtgggggttcaggtgggcagaggacaagAAAGGTAGAGGGCAAAGAGCTGGCCAAGTTcagcttcctgacagcctgattaataaaactgtctttgagtcggccAGTCCTGGCCCgtagactccgcagtctcctccctgatggcagcagactgaagaggctgtgtgaccgatgggtggcatcccccgctatgtgaagggctttgcgggtgaggtgggtgctgtaaatgtcctgcagagAGGGAAGAGGggttccgatgatcttctcagcgGCCCACACGATGCGATGGAGtgtcttgcggcaggatgcaGTCCAGGCTacgtaccacacagtgatgcagttggtcaggatgctctctatggtccctctgtagaacgagcacatgatgggggtcggggctctggctcttctcagcttgcgcaggaaggagagacgctggtgagctttcttaGCCAGAGATGAGATGATGTTGATCCAGCAGAGGTTCTCAGTGAcgtgcactcccaggaacttggtgctgcgcACCCTCTCCACCACAGGACTGTTGATGTGAGGATGCTGGGAGTGCACTctgctgaagtccacaacaatctccttggttTACTCCATgttcagggagagattgttgtccgtgcaccacccggccaggcggctcacctcactcctgtagtctgtcttGTCCCCGTTTCGGATGAGACCCACCACAATTCGTCTGCAtacttgatgaagaggttggagcttTGTATCatgtgcagtcataggtcagcatggtgaagaggagggggctcAACACACATCCTTGAGGAGCCCCTGTGTTCAGGGTGATGGTgttggatgtgttgctgccgaccTGTACTCCCTGCCtgaaagtccagcagccagttgcacatcgaagtgttgagccccagctggtcTAGTTTGTGAATCAGGATGATGGGATTAAatacagagctgaagtccatgaacagcaTTCTGACATGAGTCCTTCGAGTCCTGGTGTCTGAGGCCAGATTGGAGGGCGGTGGAGATGGCATCATCGGCCGACCGGTTGGACCGATATGCAAATTGGAAGAGGTCCGAGGAGGGCGGCGGGGGGCTTTATGTGGTGCATGACTAGCTGcttgaagcacttcatcaggatggcGTTACCAGACGGAAGTCATTGAGGCAGGAGAGAGACTACTTCTTCGGGActgtgatgatggtggtggctttgaagcacgtggGGACAACAGCATGACTCAAGGAGGTGATAAAGTTGtccgtgaagacatctgtgTGTTCAGCTGCgcagtccctcagaacacgaccagGTATGTTATCTGGGCCCTGGGCTTTACGTGCTTTGATCATCTCACGCTGTCCCGGGTCAGTGACAGCACTGAGCTGTCACAGGTCTGTGGTAAGGGTTTGtagtccgtaatggtctgaatacctcactacagactcctggtgtcactgctgttaCTGATACAGTGGACGATCCtcctggagtactccctcttggcctccctAATGCCACTGCACCGATTGCCCCTAGCTGTCCTCAACATAAAAGCAGGACACATGTAAACTAAACAACAGTCAAAGTACAAAAGACAAATTATCAAATTAAAACGCGAGAGTAAAAGCAATTACCTAGATGTTCTATCTTCAATGAACAATGTATTCAATGTATGCGTTTCGAAAGGCCTGAGTCAATGCTGAACCAGAACTTTGTTTATCTGAGGCGACAGTGCTATCCACTGGCACTTCCTATCAGGAACAGTCTGAGATATTACGACAGATTGTTTATGTTGGAGCCATGTTGGAACCGCTTGCTCATAACGCCATGTAAAGCATGAGCTAATTCCCATGTTTTCACACCGTGACAGAATCGTAGTTACATAACCGAGAACGGACTCCTCTGACCCGGCGGCTTTTTGGTAAGTCGGAACGCATGTCCCGGGACATCTCCGCCTGCTGTGCTTTCCATGGACAATGCACGCAAACAAGCATCAACGTCAGTGCCATGCACTCATGCTTCCTCCTTGGCTGACTGACCATATGTTCATATTTACTAAGAGATCAACTGGGTTCTGGCATGCagtcagaacacacacacattctctctctctct from the Phycodurus eques isolate BA_2022a chromosome 1, UOR_Pequ_1.1, whole genome shotgun sequence genome contains:
- the wu:fa11c10 gene encoding protein FAM110A, producing MPVETLRPSEGRLAGAPFTSAMPFRILTKGPDYFRRQAEPGTRKLSAVERLEADKAKYVKSQQVALTRQAPVKPPIIRKPLVPPAMILQCHMGVPPARKGLRCPTNVDSGGVRDGPGGRRGPRLNLDILNNLINDVCDGPLPSSQSSSSTSPSSSSPSSGAKSIGSSLSAEREKSNRLLNNLKPRCTTASSSISSCTSSPLNSGHRPPPVPARAPRICVPSAYVSPNTVTVRRVDVRPHAEIRKPHRPQLRPRQTAQGQVANPLVPPPPPPAPHNPPQPQSNTTTRTTPSPPSYLPPSPMLVRAGMIPPASPAFTRLSNASSKGSARKHPSLHRSKSDLSDRYSRATADLERFFNYCGLDPDEVEGMGGVERFTRANSDIVSISKLRSVSTPSSECGDEAERGREDYDDEDGPARGNERIPYGISVIERNARVIKWLYGIRQARDANGAVSNV